AGCAGCCATCCCGCCCCGATGGTCAGGAGCAGCCCGACGGTCACCAGCCGGGCGGACAGCAGTCGCCCGAGATGCAGGTCACGGCCGCGCAATTCGTAGGAGTCCGTGAACAGCACGAGCGTCAGCGCGATCTCGACCAGGAGGAGGATCGCGCCCGCGTCACGCTTCGGATCGAGGATTCCGAGACCGACCGGACCGATGAACACCCCGCAGGCGGTGAACACGATCGGCGCGGTCACGGAAGCGCGGGCGAGGCGCTTGGAGGCCAGGGCGTAGCCCGCGGTGACCGCGGCCAGGGCGACCCCGGTCCAGGCACCCCCGCCGCTCACCGGAAGCCCATCCCGGCCGGGCTCCCCTGGCACGCTCCCAGGGACCGGCACACCGTCGCGTCCGCCATACGTCACCCACCACTCCCCGAGGCATCACGGCCCGCTCATCGTGGTCGACTCCGGTGTACGCGCACGGCATCGACACGGTCGGCACACGCCCCGCTCACCCACCGGCCGTCAGGACCGGCCCGGCCCGGGCGCCCTGCCCAGGACCGCTTCGGAGCCGATTCACCCCTGCCGGGTGAGGGCCGTGCGGCCGGACCGGCACAGACTGGCCACGAGCGGACGCCCGGCGTCCGGCCACGAGCGGACGCCCGGCGTCCGACGAGAACGGCAGGAGGACGGCGATGGACGGCACTGTCTACCTCGCGTACGACTACCCGGTGCTGGGCGCTTTCTGGACCGTGATGTGGATCTTCCTCTGGGTCCTGTGGTTGGTGATCCTCTTCCGGGTCATCCTGGACATATTCCGCTCGCACGACATGAACGGCTGGATCAAGGCCCTCTGGCTGCTTTTCGTACTGATCATCCCGTTCCTGGGCGTGCTGATCTACGTGATCGTGCGCGGCGACAGCATGGGCAGGCGTGAGATCCAGCACGCGCAGGAGCAGCAGGAGGCCTTCGCCGCATACGTCCGGCAAGCGGCGAAAGGCGAAGGCGGCGGTACCACGGACGAGCTGGCCAGGCTCTCCGAGCTGAAGGCCAAGGGCGACCTCTCCGACGAGGAGTTCCAGAAGGCCAAGCAGAAACTGCTGGGCTGACGGCCACCTCGGTGCCGGGGTCCGGGGCAGCCGCCGTGCCGGCCGTCCCGGACCCCAGGCCTCCGAAGCGGCCTCCTGGAACGGGCCGGCACGAACCCGCACGACCCGGCACGACATCCGTCTGCGTGAACGGGCCGGACCTGACCCGGCCACCCGCCCACGCCGGGCGCGCCGCGGCTGTCACGCACATGATGGACGTGACCGTCGATCAGCGGACAGACAGCGGGAGCAGCATTGACCAGCTACCGGCAGCCCGGCCTCGTCCTCACGGACCGCCACTTCACCGTCCCGCTCGACCACGACGCCCCGTCCGGCGAGCAGATCCGGCTCTACGGGCGCGAGGTCGTGTCGAGCGCCAGATCCGGTGCCGATCTGCCCTGGCTGCTGTATCTGGAGGGCGGGCCCGGATTCGGGGCGCGGCGCTTCCACGGCAAGCAGGCATGGCTCGGTCGTGCCGTGCAGGAGTTCCGGGTGCTGCTGCTCGACCAGCGCGGCACGGGCCTGTCCACTCCCGCCAACCGCCAGACGCTGCCGTCCCGCGGTGGTCCCGATGCCCAGGCGGACCATCTCGCCCACTTCCGCGCCGACAGCATCGTCCGCGACTGCGAGGCGGTCCGGCGCCAGCTCACCGGCGGTGCCAGATGGACGGTGCTCGGGCAGAGCTTCGGCGGCTTCTGCGCCACCCACTACCTGTCGACCGCGCCCGAAGGACTGCGGACCGTCCTGATCACCGGGGGACTGCCCTCGCTGGACGCCCGCCCCGACGACGTCTACCGCGCCGCCTATCCGCGTATCCAGCGCAAGGTCGAAGCCCACTACGCCCGGTATCCGCAGGACATCGAACGCGCGCGCCGGGTCGCCGCGCATCTCGCCGAGCACCGGCCCGTGCTGCCCGGCGGATATGTGCTGACCCCCGAGGCGTTCCAGTCCCTCGGCATCCAGCTCGGCACATCCGACGGCAGCCACCGGCTGCACTTCCTGCTGGAGAACGCGTTCATCGACGGCGCGCGGGGCGAGGAGCTCTCGGACGCCTTCCAGGAGGACGTGTCAGCGGCGCTGTCCTTCGCAGCCCATCCGCTGTACGCGGTGCTCCACGAGGCGATCTACGCACAGGGCGAGGTGCCGACGGCGTGGGCGGCCGAGCGGGTCCGCGCCGAGTTCCCGCAGTTCGACGCAGCCAAGACCCTGACCGGGGACGACCCGCTGCTCTTCACGGGCGAGTCCGTGCATCCCTGGCACTTCGAGGTCGACCCGGCCCTGCGCCCGCTGCGCGAGGCCGCCGAACTGCTCGCCACGCGCGGAGACTGGCCCGCGCTGTACGACGCCGAGCGGCTCGCCGCGAACGAGGTGCCGGTCGCCGCCGCCGTCTTCCACGACGACATGTATGTCGACACGGCCGGTTCGCTGGCCACCGCGCGGACCATCCGCGGGCTGCGCACCTGGGTCACCGACGAGTACGAGCACGACGGCGTCCGCACCTCGGGCGGCCGGGTCCTCGACCGGCTGCTTGCGCTCGTCCGGGACGAGGCGTAGACCGGCGGCCAGGCCGCTACTCTCGCGATATGAGCCAACCCCAGCTCGAAGCGATGCCGGACGACTGGACCCGGGCCCTGGCGGTCGTCGCCCATCCCGACGACCTCGAATACGGCTGCGCCGCGGCCGTCGCCTGCTGGACCGATGACGGCAAGGAGGTGGCTTACCTGCTGGCCAGCCGTGGCGAGGCGGGGATCGACACCATGGCGCCCGCCGAGTGCGCACCGCTGCGCGAGCGCGAGCAGCGGGCGAGTGCCGCGGTCGTGGGGGTGTCGGCGGTGGACTTCCTCGAACACCGCGACGGGGTGATCGAGTACGGCACGGCTCTGAGGCGCGACATCGCGGCGGCGGTCCGGCGCCACCGCCCCGAGCTCGTGATCACACTCAACCACCGGGACACCTGGGGCCCGGCGACCGGCGGCGCCTGGAACACTCCGGACCACCGTGCCGTGGGACGGGCCACTCTGGACGCGGCGGGTGACGCGGGCAACCGCTGGATCTTCCCCGAACTCCTCACCGAACAGGGCCTGGAGCCCTGGAGCGGCGTGCGCTGGGTCGCGATCGCCGGCTCCGCCACGCCCACCCACGCCGTGGCGGCGGACGCGGGGCTCGAACGTGCGGTCCGGTCGCTGCTGGAGCACCGCAGCTATATCGAGGCGCTCACGGACGAAGATCCCGAGGGCTACTGCCGCTCCTTCCAGAACGGCGCCGTCCAGGCGCTGGCGGACCGGTTCGGTGGCAGGGCGGCCGTGGGATTCGAGCTCTTCGGCCGCTGAGGTCCGCTCTGCCGTGTCCGTGCGCACCGGCCTGGGACGGGTGGTTCACAGAAGGCAAGCGACCGCTTAGTATGCGCCGGAGCGGTTGTCCGACCGCTCCGTACGCCCGACCACCAGCGGAGGCCCCGAATGCAGTCATGGCGCGTGCACCGGAACGGCGAACCGAGCGAGGTGATGCGGCTGGAGGAGACCGCCAGGCCGGAGCCGGAGGACGGGCAGATCCTGCTGAAGGTACGAGCCGCGAACATCAACTTCCCGGACGCGCTGCTCTGCCGGGGCCGGTACCAGGTCACCCCGCCGCTGCCGTTCACCGCAGGCGTCGAGTTCTGCGGCGAGACCGAGGACGGCCGAAGGGTCATAGCGACCGCCGCGCTGCCCTACGGGAGCTTCGCCGAGTACGCCGTCGCCCAGGCCGCAGGAGTGCTCCCCGCGCCCGACGCCCTGGACGACGCCGAAGCCGCCGCCCTGCACATCGGGTACCAGACCGGCTGGTTCGGCCTGCACCGCCGAGCCCACCTCAAGAAGGGTGAGACCCTGCTGGTGCACGCCGCGGCGGGCGGTGTCGGCAGTGCCGCCGTACAGCTCGGCAAGGCCGCCGGTGCCACGGTCATCGGTGTCGTCGGCGGTGCGGACAAGGTGGCCGTCGCGCGTGAACTGGGCTGCGACACCGTCATCGACCGACACAGCGACGACCTGGTGGCCGCGGTCAAGGACGCCACGGGCGGTCGTGGCGCCGATGTCGTCTACGACCCCGTCGGTGGTGACGCCTACGCCAAGTCCGCCAAGTGCGTGGCCTTCGAGGGGCGCATCC
This DNA window, taken from Streptomyces sp. SCSIO 30461, encodes the following:
- a CDS encoding alpha/beta fold hydrolase; translated protein: MTSYRQPGLVLTDRHFTVPLDHDAPSGEQIRLYGREVVSSARSGADLPWLLYLEGGPGFGARRFHGKQAWLGRAVQEFRVLLLDQRGTGLSTPANRQTLPSRGGPDAQADHLAHFRADSIVRDCEAVRRQLTGGARWTVLGQSFGGFCATHYLSTAPEGLRTVLITGGLPSLDARPDDVYRAAYPRIQRKVEAHYARYPQDIERARRVAAHLAEHRPVLPGGYVLTPEAFQSLGIQLGTSDGSHRLHFLLENAFIDGARGEELSDAFQEDVSAALSFAAHPLYAVLHEAIYAQGEVPTAWAAERVRAEFPQFDAAKTLTGDDPLLFTGESVHPWHFEVDPALRPLREAAELLATRGDWPALYDAERLAANEVPVAAAVFHDDMYVDTAGSLATARTIRGLRTWVTDEYEHDGVRTSGGRVLDRLLALVRDEA
- a CDS encoding SHOCT domain-containing protein, which translates into the protein MDGTVYLAYDYPVLGAFWTVMWIFLWVLWLVILFRVILDIFRSHDMNGWIKALWLLFVLIIPFLGVLIYVIVRGDSMGRREIQHAQEQQEAFAAYVRQAAKGEGGGTTDELARLSELKAKGDLSDEEFQKAKQKLLG
- a CDS encoding PIG-L family deacetylase, translating into MSQPQLEAMPDDWTRALAVVAHPDDLEYGCAAAVACWTDDGKEVAYLLASRGEAGIDTMAPAECAPLREREQRASAAVVGVSAVDFLEHRDGVIEYGTALRRDIAAAVRRHRPELVITLNHRDTWGPATGGAWNTPDHRAVGRATLDAAGDAGNRWIFPELLTEQGLEPWSGVRWVAIAGSATPTHAVAADAGLERAVRSLLEHRSYIEALTDEDPEGYCRSFQNGAVQALADRFGGRAAVGFELFGR
- a CDS encoding NADPH:quinone oxidoreductase family protein encodes the protein MQSWRVHRNGEPSEVMRLEETARPEPEDGQILLKVRAANINFPDALLCRGRYQVTPPLPFTAGVEFCGETEDGRRVIATAALPYGSFAEYAVAQAAGVLPAPDALDDAEAAALHIGYQTGWFGLHRRAHLKKGETLLVHAAAGGVGSAAVQLGKAAGATVIGVVGGADKVAVARELGCDTVIDRHSDDLVAAVKDATGGRGADVVYDPVGGDAYAKSAKCVAFEGRILVVGFASGSVPSPALNHALIKNYSIVGLHWGLYNHLDPDAVIHCHQILTEYAGKGLIKPFVSERVPFSAAAAAVQRVADGTTTGRLVIVPEGAAS